cttatttaaaaactatcggattgtaaaattatatacctTCCTACCTTTTATTTTGGTATTACAcgacagtaacagtctgtgaatgtcccattgctggcttaaggcctccctttttgaggagaaggcttagagcaGGAGGTTGATTACACGACGTATTcgtctaattaattatttctttaattaaatatttacactaggattatgaattataaagttATCACCATTATAGAGTTTTTATACACTATCATTTTATAtccttaaattttgtatttaagatcTTTGGGCCCTTTTAAAATCTATCCTCTTTAGACACATAGGTGTTTTATGCATTGATGCGTTGTCGACTCTAGAATGATGATTTTAACTAAATGAACTTATCTTtccttacaatattattaaaaaaaaatcagctcTCTTGAAATACAAAGACAGCACTTTATTAATTAAGCACTTACTACTGCGACAGCTATATTACATAAACTTTGTGcgatgtttaaattatttaatatttttaattttcagattTTTCTGTGACTGCGGAGCAGGCACGCTATCGAATCAATGCCAGCTGCAGGGCGAGCCGACGCAGGACACGGACACGCTGTACGACTCGGCCGCACCCATGGAGTCGCACACGCTCATGGTGAACTGAGCGCGCCGTCCGCCCGCGCGCGCAGCCCCGCGCGGACCGCCCGCCGCGACCTGCCTCCACTAGCCGACTATTTTTATTGACTTCGCATCGTACATTCACCTGAGTCGCTGTTTACCTCTTCGTCGTATGTGACTTGTAATCAATCGGTTCAATTATGTATTCTATCGATGTACTTTATAGACGAAACGATTTCGGATACGCTATTTGTATAAGTAGAGGCGTTTTTTATCATCGGtacttaataatgtattttgtcGTGTAGAATCGTGCATTCCCAAATTGTAATCACCCCATGTTTCGtgtcacatttatatatttagagtaatattatttgttttataagatATACTAATAGCCTTATATTGTAATGTCTACGGTTATATAATCATGAGGAagattgacattttatttatcgcAAGAAACTCGATATTTTGTTTAGTTACGTAACTGATTCGATCCAGCGACTGTGGCAGTCAGGTTAgctaattgtattataaatagccttttaagtattttttaactatttgaCGATACGATTTCATTTTTACATGAGCAACTTATTCTTTAGCTCTCCTGATGTTTAGGGTTGATTGTTCGTGTTTTAGTTAGTAAAGATATTCGTACCAATTAATTTCCTGTTAGTCGGGAGGAAGTCGAGACGTCCGCGTCAGTGGGATTGCGTCGAGCCCGGCCGAGTGTCCCGGCGTCGTTTATTATCTCTCGATTAGGAGTCCGCCTCGCCTAACTTTTTTTGGCGCTCCTGTCGcgctttgtaaatatttatgtctCACAATAATCGAAAATgtagtaattaatgtatttgtatcattatatttttattattgatcaCAACatgtatgtttaattattatgaattacgtACGTTATGCTCAGGAGATCATCGCGCTGTCGCTTGTAGTGCAGTCGCCTATGAGTCATAATGTAGTTCCAGAGATATCATAAGCCGAGTTTTCGGCTCGTTAGTgtataataaaatgcaaattaagAACGAATGTGCGTATTTAATTGGAAAAGATCTTAGGtacaattgatattttattatattgttaatttaaatgtgGTATTGATATCGATCGACAAGCAATGCTAGGAAACTGGACGCCGCACGTGAGCGGCCGGAGTGCTGATAATGATAAGTTAGCCAATAAGCTATAATGAAAATCTAAATTACTCTGTAATCACTATTGCAAGTTTCGAATCGTTACATCGTCTCCATAGCACGGTATGTTCTGAATCTGCTTTTTTATAATCCTCAATCTGTGATCATCGCTAAATGTGTAAGAGAAATATTTTAGTTCACAACATACAGAAATTATAAGACTTattgtaaaatcaaaattattgtgGCGCCGAcgctttatgtaattaaattgaatgtgaaattgttatttattgaattgtcagtatgttcttaatttattgagtttaaaactggataatattttgtttatacctGAAAATACCACTGTAAAAGCCGTGATatacatcatataatattatacaccggaattttatttacttcctttagttttttttaaacaccttTCCGAACTTTAAGCCTTACTAATACAATGATCGTGACATGGAGCAGTTCAAATAAATGGAAGAACTAGAGATATTTTTGCTTGccatttgagttttttttttatagagtaggaatgcggacgagcatatgggccacctgatggtaagtggtcaccaacgcccttagacattggcattgtaagaaatgtcaaccatcacttacatatccaatgcgccaccaaccttgggaactaagattttatgtcccttgtgcctgtaattacactggctcactcacccttcaaaccggaacacaacaataccaagtactgctgttttgcggtagaatatctgatgagtgggtggtacctacccagacgagcttgcacaaagccctaccaatacaggcaatatatttaattgactttacaaaaaaaatgagcAGGATGAATGCGGATTGATTTGCTTgtcacaaatattttgtttggatctcacaaatatttatattatgttagccATTTAAAGGAAACCTGTCACTTTAATCACAATTAATTACGTCTCAGACGCGATATTTGCcaagttgtaaaatatttttaccacaAATTACTATAATATCTTGATAATCTTATTCGTCCAATAATTCGCTTCCATTATGGTATGAAATGTACGGAATGCAATTTGAATGAATAGAAGAATCTGTATACTATTTTTGAGATGAcgatgaatatattaatattatacttctAGCTCCCTCTGAAGTCAACTTGCTGCAAGTCGAACAGCGCAGGAATGTTAAGGAATAAAATAGTTACGTATTGAACTACGCCTTTCATTAtttgtagatattatatatataagtataccaCTGTCGAACTACTTTTAATTTGCTCATTTCACATAACTTTAGAAACTTTAGAAAGTTATGTGAAATAAGCACGAGATTTATTCAACACTAAAACTTCCCTTATGagaattatttagatttaaaataaatcaaatatatttagaacTTTGGTATATTGGAGATCTTAGTTCTATGAGTATCATTTTCTATATTCATACCTAAATCTTTTTATCAATTTCGTTAAGTTACGTTTAAGGGTTAGACTAGAAGGCTATCTTATGATACTCGTAccaattaattttagtaatatgcACTTATGCAGAGCATTGCAGACTTGAAGGTAACGCGGTATTTGACTATTGGTatagttttacttatatatggCAATAACGAACGAAATGGCTAATTTCATTAGCATAGATGTGAAAAGtagtctttaaaaatatacttaagttTATATACCTAAGTTTAAGtagtctttaaaataaatgaatatatttaaaattaaacttctcatatatatacaaaaatatcataattttaattacaaattgctaattaaatcatttaaactttaagatatttaagtaataagccGTAATATATGTAGCAGACTTATTCAAAAATACTGTAAATCAATTAATTGTATGCACGTTGTTTCTGGCGGGGGGATCTTCTAGGAGAAATGTGCACAGCCTTCATCGGtatattgtttctttttagTTCACTAGCTGAAGCAGGCGTTCGTAAGTTTCGAGGTGTACATAATGATTTTTTGAATGCAGGAGGTTGCGGTGTTTTTAATAAGTTAGATTGCGGGGATACCACTTTTTTAACGGGTGAAATTTTTCTACTCGGACGCATATTATTGATGTCGTCTTTATTATGAGAACCTGAAGTGCGATATGTTGCAGACGAACCAAAATCATTAGAATTGCTTTTAGTTTTGTAAGCTGGACTAGTTTCAACTTCATCTCTAACATAAGACTGAAGTTTCGATTTGGAATTAGGAACAATTTTTTGTGCCTTCATTTGTTGTTGGCTCATTCTAGGTTTTCTTGCAAAACCTGTATGCATTGACTTCTCATTCCGATCAGATGATTTGTCGGAGCTGGATTCGAACATCTTGGCTTTTGCGAGAACAGCTCCTGCATTCTGACGCCGCAACTTGTTTACTGAGGGTCTTCCGGTTTGGCCGCTTGTTTCTAATTCACCTGTTTTATTCATGAAGAAAGCTGCAGCGTTTCgccatttttgttttgaattcgATGAAATTTCTTTACTTATTTGAGTAGGATTTTTAATATCTTGATAGCATTGAAACTGTGACGAGtaccttaattttgttttgtgatTGGTTGAATTATTCGATGAATTTTCAGGTCCTGTACCATCCCAGCTGttatttatcgttatatttaGTGATCGACGCGACTTGTCTTTAccgatagttttatttaaattaaaatctggaGCGAGACttattctttttctttgatgATATTTTAGACTAGAATCAGATACATTGGTAATTGAATTCTCTGATAATGAGCCATCCCATTCAGAAACTAAGTTTTGGCTTGTTATATCTACTTGATTTGGTTTGACTGTGCTTGTTCGCTCTCTCCGAATTAATCCTACGTATGGATAGAACCTATCAGTATTATGATTAGTTTGCGATTGAGAGGAAGCGTTCCAGGATTTATGCCTCACTATTTTAGTCAGATTTTCTTTGGAACGACGTCGTATCGTACCAATTTTCCTCGCACTTGGTGAACGAATTATTTTGGCTTGTTCCTTAGGCCTGATTTTTAATTCTTTGCTAAGGCGACGAGCTAAATGCTCCGAAGTTGGACAATTTAACATGGCCACATCTTCCAATGTCTGCTCGTAAACATTTTGCACTTGCTGCAATGGCTGGACTCTTGGTATGACATCAGTAAACTCCCTTGACAATCTATTTTCGATTGCTGATactctgttttttatttcttcatacTCTTGCTTAGATATCCTCACATAGTCTTTGTCAATTTCTTTCATGTCAGAAGATAGGTCTATAGTATCGTGAGCACTGAACAAATTTTCTGAGGATGTCAATATATCTTCACTACAAATGCTTGTTTCGGAGTTTTTATGAGAATTAAAATCTGAATTAATAACAGGTGTACTTCTAGAATCCATAAAACTCAGGCGTAATCTCTTCCGCCCAGTCACACcactgtcaaaaaaaaaaaaacattaattaattaagaacaaattaaaaggtattgtaaaataataataagtaattacattttcattgGTGTAAATGATAGTTCCTTTTGAGGAAGGTCCTTTCTTATTTCTTTCCTGTAAAAAATCGTTTGAATTAATGACAATGAGATATACTTTTCATACTACATTATacccttattttgttttaatcaataatgattacattaatataattattgaatattaaaatttataaaaaattaaattgttagatAGTAAGAAGAGCTTACGTGTTATgctattaaaatagaaataatagagTTACCTAGCttattttcaaagtttttttttttttaatttcagtatctaagtattacataaaatattgccaaactgagatttaaatttggTATTCTACATCtctacaaaatatacataaatataattcaacttactttacttttacagaAAGTccttcataattattatcaaatttccTTTTGGCTGCTGATTTACTCAATACTGGTGTTTTACCGTTTTCCATGACTAGTGCTGGTGTAGCTACATTACCAGATACCATTTTTCGTAATCCACTTAACATTCCTAAGGAAACAGATTTAagagaatatttatttactatgtttgagggataaaaaaatatcattatacaaaaactatatttaacatAAGTTTATAGATAATTTGTTTCTCAATTGccataaatctatataaaaaccattttgGAGAAAAGCTTCACcatatttgtttacaataattatttaatatggtcAGGAGGTGATTTCATGCCAAAGGTTCACTATTACTTATAAAGtagtaagttttataataactttcaaAACACAAACAATCTTCaaccatatttattaatttataatcctaattattattttttcatctgTCAcagcaaaataattaatattataccaaTATAAAGTGTACAAGCTTACTATTAAGTGATCCACTTCTCCTTTTTTTCCTTCTTGACTGACTGACATCAGAATCATCATCTAGTTTTGTCATAAGTTCGTCTGTCAAAAGTCCTATGTGCTTAGAGTTTTCAATAAAGatctaaaacataaatatttatatatatatatatatatatatatatatatggtctgACCAGTCTGACCAGAACGAGCAACACagtcaatattttcaaaatttattgattcctatttttaacatgtttaaatagctttgtatataataaaatttgataactTGATTACTAATTATAGTGTTATTGAAAAATACTATCAAAGGTAACAGTAAGACTTTAGAGTTACTTCAACTATTTTTAGTGAGTCATTTGGTAACATAATGTTAAGGTTTAATGGAGTGGCTGGATGAAGTATCCATGGAAATTTATTTGTGCTAATTAACGAACGAACAAACTAACTAAAaagctttataattttttaaaaatataataaaaagtatattatgttgTACACAGTATACAGTATGTTACTGACTCAGCTAATGTTTCTTAAGCCCCACAATATGGAACTTTCTTGTAATTATGCTTAAATTTTTGCACTTTACCTTAACTAGGGCTACATGATGTTCTAAACGTTGAGCCGACGATGCAGCCGGTAGAGGCATGATACTGGGAGCCAGTACTATGGCTAGATTTGAAGAATCCATTAAGTTATCTTTATGTTTTGatgctatataatttaataactgaaAAATTAACAGTCAGATAAAGAGACAAATATAACtacataatattgtttcaaaagtatttgtaaaaCTTGAAATACCTCCATTACATAATGCAAAAGGTGAACATGTAGTACTGGTAAGAGTAATAATGtgtttaaaatagattttaaacaATCTTCGCCAGTTGTTAGTCTACATCGCAAAAGCAGATCTTGTACTTCAGCACTAATTAAGGGCTCTGGCAAGCACCGGAGATAGAGTTTCAACACACTCGCCACATCGATTGGATGATGGCCCTCTGATACACAACCACCAGCGTCAAGCAACCGCTAAAACCAAGTGctcagttaaaaaatattatctactagaaagtaatacaataaataccgcgtttatttacctttatatcTTTCTGACGGGTTTGTGATCCTGCTTTTCTAAAGAGGCCTTCCATATGGGCATTCTTTCGTAATACTGACGACATTTCACTAACAACGGTGGGAATACACAAAGTGCTTCCACAACAAATCACACTACATGATGGCACTTTCAACAAAGGGGCCCCAAACACTGTTTTATGATCCTAAAAAccggtaataaatattattttatatatttgtatacacaattcaaaaaatacatttagaaaGAAAActtactttaacattttttaatataatttttttaagacgATGTTTTAATCCCGCTTTTTTTAATTCTCCAACTATAATAGATTGTAATTTACCATGATTAATACCGTCTGATATCaacatttcttttgtttgttataaaaacattgattttattaaggAGTAATCAAACTTTGATTTCTGATATCCGCTTTTTAAATCACTTTATTTCGTTAACAATGACGTTCCGTTTTTCTTGTTTCTAATGTGTCAAGTATGATAGTACCAATACTATTGTAAAGATTAATacgttataataatgatttgaaTTAGTTCGTtcgtgttatttttaaataacacaaagTTGGGTACtgtgcttttattattttacaaagtttGTTTTATGAAAGTATCTTTTTGTAATAGCTAAGCGCTTCAAAGCTAATAGACTTTTATAGATTGATGAAAATTCACACCTggcgcaataataataataatatcctaggacatttttcacacacggccatctgctcccaaattaagcttgtatagagcttgtgctatggaaaccagacaactgatatactacatatacattttttttgtaaatacatacttatatatataattacacccagactcaggacaaacagacatgttcatgcacacaaatatctgtcctgggtgggaatcgaacccacaaccttcgacgtgaaaggcaagcatccaccaaccacgccaaccggctcgtcaaatataattatattatttgttaatttattttattttgtattttttaattaatttattattatcaattacaaaagtattcaatttataacattaaaatctattataaatttaatataactttagacATTTCACACACGTGATTTGTAGATAAGCAATTAGAAGattatgatctcaaaaaattatatttaaaatataaaaaaaactggcgAAAGATTTTTTACGacgaaaaaatgttttttttacaatttttttttaagttacgcgtttttaaatttttttctggagcgaccgatcgacgcgtgacgtcacatcaCCCAACATTGCTCActcgcccatacaatttcgcctGTATTTTCccgttattcttgattttatttatatttcggttagtataaaaaaaaacttttaaacatttcttatacagtaccatagcaaactaattcaacaaatagaaCTCGGGGAAAAAAACTTTGTCCATATATacctggccgccaaaaaaatcgacccacccgtatttttttacttacaaagttgttatctaaGTTGTTGTCAAAGTTgttatacatttaacattttattacccacttgatattgatttggaggagttgtaagtgttattgaggatatttggaatatttttaaagtattgataagaaaacgttactttgtgcacaaagtgcatggttagtttatttccagttcttaacgcggagtcatctcggttcgatgtttattattgattaagtgtatgaaactttgttgaaacaataattttaataagtttaaacataaaaaatggatactactgaagcagaagctgctcaagtcgtagctcttattcatgaggggttaagtcagcgaaatgtggctagaacactaaaattaagtcgttcagcggtgcgaagagtgtacaaacgctacttggagactggggagtatcaccggagaccaggatctggcagggggcgtgtcacgaacccgaccgatgaccgttttattggtttgacgtctttaagaaactgacatctttcggctgttgacgttcaaggtagactccgagaaagtcgtggagtgtctgtgagtgaaaatactgtaagaagaagacttcgagagcaaaacttaacccctcacaatccagcaacaggaccaaaactcacagcatcccatcgacaagcaagactacaatttgctaggcagctcGTCGATTGGatactggaccaatgggagacagtattgttcagtgatgaaagccgaatgtctctagtaggctctgatggacgacgtaacgtcatgcgaaggccaggagaacgctactctcagtgttgcattcgagaaacagtccgatttggtggctctacaatgttttggggaggtatttctttgacgggacgcacagagctggtttttttccgtaatcgtgctgttaatgctgaaacttacataacggacattctggagcctcatgtgatttttttttttttttatagaataggaaggcggacgagcatatgggccacctgatggtaagtggtcaccaaacgcccttagacattggcattgtaagaaatgtcaaccatcgcttatagccaatgcgccaccaaccttgggaactaaaattttatgtcccttgtgcctgtaattacactggctcactcacccttcaaaccggaacacaacaatatcaagtattgctgttttgcggtagaatatctgatgagtgggtggtacctacccagacgggcttgcacaaagccctaccaccagtaatggtgatgccttacgctggatatattggggataatttccaacttatgcacgacaacgcacgacctcacgtcgctagaattgttaaagactatctcagggaagtcgaaattccagttatgcagtggccagccaatagtccggacttaaacccgatagagcacctctgggaccagctaaaacgtacggttcaagcacgaaatccaattccagaaaccctgaatcaactggaagctgccctaactgaagaatggcaacggaccccacaggaagacattacaaacaaacaacacaatgacaaagctaatcaggtcacttaataggcgtatgcaggcagtgattaggtcaagaggaggaaacactccctattaaagt
The Nymphalis io chromosome 19, ilAglIoxx1.1, whole genome shotgun sequence DNA segment above includes these coding regions:
- the LOC126775764 gene encoding uncharacterized protein LOC126775764, giving the protein MLISDGINHGKLQSIIVGELKKAGLKHRLKKIILKNVKDHKTVFGAPLLKVPSCSVICCGSTLCIPTVVSEMSSVLRKNAHMEGLFRKAGSQTRQKDIKRLLDAGGCVSEGHHPIDVASVLKLYLRCLPEPLISAEVQDLLLRCRLTTGEDCLKSILNTLLLLPVLHVHLLHYVMELLNYIASKHKDNLMDSSNLAIVLAPSIMPLPAASSAQRLEHHVALVKIFIENSKHIGLLTDELMTKLDDDSDVSQSRRKKRRSGSLNRMLSGLRKMVSGNVATPALVMENGKTPVLSKSAAKRKFDNNYEGLSVKVKKEIRKDLPQKELSFTPMKIGVTGRKRLRLSFMDSRSTPVINSDFNSHKNSETSICSEDILTSSENLFSAHDTIDLSSDMKEIDKDYVRISKQEYEEIKNRVSAIENRLSREFTDVIPRVQPLQQVQNVYEQTLEDVAMLNCPTSEHLARRLSKELKIRPKEQAKIIRSPSARKIGTIRRRSKENLTKIVRHKSWNASSQSQTNHNTDRFYPYVGLIRRERTSTVKPNQVDITSQNLVSEWDGSLSENSITNVSDSSLKYHQRKRISLAPDFNLNKTIGKDKSRRSLNITINNSWDGTGPENSSNNSTNHKTKLRYSSQFQCYQDIKNPTQISKEISSNSKQKWRNAAAFFMNKTGELETSGQTGRPSVNKLRRQNAGAVLAKAKMFESSSDKSSDRNEKSMHTGFARKPRMSQQQMKAQKIVPNSKSKLQSYVRDEVETSPAYKTKSNSNDFGSSATYRTSGSHNKDDINNMRPSRKISPVKKVVSPQSNLLKTPQPPAFKKSLCTPRNLRTPASASELKRNNIPMKAVHISPRRSPRQKQRAYN